The genomic DNA GCACGATCGAGACCTCTTTCCGCAGCTCCTGCAGCAGCTTCACCATGCCCTGGGATTCCGTGACGCCGAGGCCGGCCATGGGCTCGTCGAGCAGCAGCAGTTTCGGCTTGCTGGCGAGCGCGACCGCAAGCTCGATCTGGCGTCGCTCGCCATGGCTGAGCTTGGAGACCAGGACATCGGCGCGATGAGCGAGACCGACGCGATCGAGCGCGGCATGGGCGGCATCGCGCAGACCCTTCTCCTTGCGCGCATCGGCGAAGAAGCGGAACGAGGTGCCGGCATGCGCCTGCGCCGCCAGCGCGACATTGTCGGCAGCGGTGAAATCGAGCAGCAGCGAGGTGATCTGGAACGAACGGGCAAGGCCCAGCGCACAGCGGCGATAGGCCGGCAAGTAGGTGATGTCGCGCCCCGCCAGCGAGACGCTGCCGGAATGCGGCTCCAGA from Bradyrhizobium sp. CCBAU 53351 includes the following:
- a CDS encoding ABC transporter ATP-binding protein; the encoded protein is MAEPLLRVEKLVRRFGGIIATDNVSLDVAAGELHAIIGPNGAGKTTLISQLTGHLEPHSGSVSLAGRDITYLPAYRRCALGLARSFQITSLLLDFTAADNVALAAQAHAGTSFRFFADARKEKGLRDAAHAALDRVGLAHRADVLVSKLSHGERRQIELAVALASKPKLLLLDEPMAGLGVTESQGMVKLLQELRKEVSIVLVEHDMPAVFALADRISVLVYGRVIASGDPAAIRANEDVKRAYLGDQHVVTHHG